Proteins encoded by one window of Rutidosis leptorrhynchoides isolate AG116_Rl617_1_P2 chromosome 7, CSIRO_AGI_Rlap_v1, whole genome shotgun sequence:
- the LOC139859563 gene encoding citrate-binding protein-like: MVARLNSELPSILDMSAACSFLFDTTVQIISTHSQVHDLALDFNRLPFNATFYSIDSPYNLPVHERYSFHKGVHKLWVFSSDKPLYRGSHTFPRCEIAIDGYKYTKGIWQFEGYIFVPQGTTRVGVMQIFGADPPVATTMMLHVYNGDLYYYRHTVVIRNIYNKWIRLNVIHDVEGNDVEVYINGDLKFKGNGRGGTTHYFKCGVYAEGRKSGYMESRWRDIKVFRKFS, translated from the exons ATGGTAGCTCGATTAAATTCTGAGCTACCGTCAATCTTAGACATGTCTGCTGCATGTTCTTTCCTG TTTGATACAACTGTT CAAATCATTAGTACACATAGCCAAGTACATGATCTAGCTTTGGATTTTAATCGTCTCCCTTTCAATGCAACATTTTATAGTATCGATTCCCCCTATAATCTTCCTGTCCATGAAAGGTATAGCTTCCATAAAGGAGTTCACAAACTATGGGTTTTCTCCTCAGATAAACCACTTTATCGCGGGAGTCACACATTCCCTCGATGCGAGATAGCCATTGAT GGATACAAATATACTAAAGGCATTTGGCAATTTGAAGGGTACATTTTTGTGCCACAAGGTACTACTCGAGTCGGTGTGATGCAAATATTTGGGGCAGACCCTCCGGTTGCTACAACAATGATGCTTCATGTGTACAATGGAGATCTTTACTATTACAGACACACGGTTGTTATTCGGAATATTTATAATAAATGG ATCCGTTTGAATGTTATACACGACGTTGAAGGCAACGACGTTGAGGTTTACATAAATGGTGATCTCAAGTTCAAGGGGAATGGTCGAGGTGGAACTACTCATTACTTCAAATGTGGCGTTTATGCGGAGGGTCGCAAGTCAGGGTATATGGAATCGCGATGGAGAGACATCAAAGTATTTAGGAAATTTAGCTAA